One genomic window of Corallococcus caeni includes the following:
- a CDS encoding lytic transglycosylase domain-containing protein: protein MRVLTALVVLLTAALPAYASDGIYSYVEKDGTIVYTNVPPGGARKARKLSGTFTPAPAKSAPVRGRSRTPTELDPHITTAALRYRIPPALVRAIMHTESNFNPNALSHKGASGLMQLMPGTASDMYVKDIFDSKDNIEGGVRYLRVLANMFDGDMVKMVAAYNAGPDAVKKYGGQVPPYAETQEYVRKVLQLYYHYKERERLAQAEASSREPTPENDDAHEGDEGAGPR from the coding sequence ATGCGTGTCCTGACCGCCCTCGTCGTCCTGCTGACCGCCGCCCTCCCGGCGTACGCCTCCGACGGCATCTACAGCTACGTCGAGAAGGACGGCACCATCGTCTACACGAACGTGCCTCCAGGAGGCGCGCGCAAGGCGCGCAAGCTGTCCGGGACCTTCACGCCCGCGCCGGCCAAGTCCGCGCCCGTGCGGGGCCGCTCGCGGACGCCCACGGAGCTGGATCCGCACATCACCACCGCGGCGCTGCGCTACCGCATCCCGCCGGCGCTGGTGCGCGCCATCATGCACACGGAGAGCAACTTCAACCCGAACGCGCTCAGCCACAAGGGCGCCAGCGGGCTGATGCAGCTCATGCCGGGCACCGCGTCGGACATGTACGTGAAGGACATCTTCGACTCGAAGGACAACATCGAGGGCGGCGTGCGCTACCTGCGCGTGCTGGCGAACATGTTCGACGGCGACATGGTGAAGATGGTCGCCGCGTACAACGCCGGGCCGGACGCGGTGAAGAAGTACGGAGGCCAGGTGCCGCCCTACGCCGAGACGCAGGAGTACGTGCGCAAGGTCCTCCAGCTCTACTACCACTACAAGGAGCGCGAGCGGCTTGCCCAGGCCGAGGCCAGCAGCCGTGAGCCCACACCCGAGAATGACGACGCGCACGAAGGGGACGAAGGAGCCGGGCCCCGCTGA
- a CDS encoding tetratricopeptide repeat protein has translation MTTRTKGTKEPGPAEEEFLRQLHRGAELLGAGKVTEAKDFLERAHQLQPRHEKAQNLLGLSYFKLGLFDRAADLYEMLVRDNPVDPTLRVNLGLVYLKTNALQRAAREFETATDLAPDHKKAHNYLGLTFAQMGEYGRAREHFLLSGSDAMAEKMSRAIAGEGYSRPPAPPAPAPARPREEEESAAPPPSSGESDWGAQFGLDEAPRSPRAAATPQPQAPAKPSDDDLRFAEDEGPPAPTDEHAFASRTQEDEDPSLAAGESTYGDDAELAATTDADTSGADVEVADELPPTPVSEEIEVSEEPPVLASDLESEPGAAFADTFDALAKSESAPIARPSEPAPVPGAVPGMNPPVLTEWVPTVALPGAVPGQPFTQGAAGVTLAVNGELLTRLEGLVAVRGQVTFQPEMKRFRGRATDKPFGEGDQAMVRARGQGTLHLEPSSGRQLVPVVLDDESVYLRDACVFAFEEPVVFENGRVPSELAQDLDLVHLRGQGRVLLSLSGPLRSVPVAMDQPVTVPLTHLVGWVGNLTPRVMPLVASAAGETLRGAVELGGEGFALIALGVR, from the coding sequence ATGACGACGCGCACGAAGGGGACGAAGGAGCCGGGCCCCGCTGAAGAGGAGTTCCTGCGGCAGCTCCACCGTGGAGCGGAGCTGCTGGGCGCCGGCAAGGTCACCGAAGCGAAGGACTTCCTGGAGCGTGCGCACCAGCTCCAGCCGCGCCACGAGAAGGCCCAGAACCTCCTGGGCCTGTCGTATTTCAAGCTGGGCCTCTTCGACCGCGCGGCGGACCTGTACGAGATGCTCGTGCGGGACAACCCGGTGGACCCCACGCTGCGCGTGAACCTGGGGCTCGTCTACCTGAAGACGAACGCGCTCCAGCGCGCGGCGCGCGAGTTCGAGACGGCCACCGACCTGGCCCCGGACCACAAGAAGGCCCACAACTACCTGGGCCTGACCTTCGCCCAGATGGGCGAGTACGGCCGCGCGCGAGAGCACTTCCTGCTGTCCGGCAGCGACGCCATGGCGGAGAAGATGTCGCGCGCCATCGCGGGGGAGGGCTACAGCCGCCCGCCCGCGCCGCCCGCTCCCGCGCCGGCCCGTCCGCGCGAGGAGGAGGAGAGCGCCGCGCCCCCGCCCTCGTCCGGTGAGAGCGACTGGGGCGCCCAGTTCGGCCTGGATGAAGCACCCCGGAGCCCGCGCGCCGCCGCCACGCCGCAGCCCCAGGCTCCCGCAAAGCCTTCGGACGACGACCTGCGCTTCGCCGAGGACGAGGGCCCGCCCGCCCCCACGGACGAGCACGCCTTCGCCAGCCGCACCCAGGAGGACGAGGACCCGAGCCTCGCCGCTGGAGAGAGCACCTACGGGGACGACGCGGAGCTGGCCGCCACCACGGACGCGGACACCTCCGGCGCCGACGTCGAGGTCGCCGACGAGCTGCCTCCCACGCCGGTGTCGGAGGAGATTGAGGTCTCCGAGGAGCCGCCCGTCCTTGCGTCCGACCTGGAGTCGGAGCCCGGCGCCGCCTTCGCGGACACCTTCGACGCGCTGGCGAAGAGCGAGTCGGCTCCCATCGCCCGGCCCTCCGAGCCGGCTCCCGTGCCCGGCGCTGTCCCCGGCATGAACCCGCCCGTGCTTACCGAGTGGGTGCCCACGGTGGCGCTGCCGGGCGCGGTGCCGGGACAGCCCTTCACGCAGGGCGCGGCGGGCGTGACGCTGGCGGTGAATGGCGAGCTGCTCACCCGGTTGGAGGGGCTGGTCGCCGTGCGCGGACAGGTGACCTTCCAGCCGGAGATGAAGCGCTTCCGGGGCCGGGCCACGGACAAGCCCTTCGGCGAGGGCGACCAGGCCATGGTGCGCGCCCGGGGGCAGGGCACGCTGCACCTGGAGCCCTCTTCGGGGCGGCAGCTGGTGCCGGTGGTCCTGGATGACGAGTCCGTCTACCTGCGCGACGCGTGCGTCTTCGCCTTCGAGGAGCCCGTCGTCTTCGAGAACGGCCGCGTGCCGTCGGAGCTGGCCCAGGACCTGGACCTCGTGCACCTGCGCGGGCAGGGGCGGGTGCTGCTCAGCCTGTCGGGCCCGCTGCGCTCGGTGCCGGTGGCCATGGACCAGCCGGTGACGGTGCCCCTCACGCACCTGGTGGGCTGGGTGGGCAACCTCACCCCGCGCGTGATGCCCCTGGTGGCGTCCGCCGCCGGGGAGACACTGCGGGGAGCGGTGGAGCTGGGCGGTGAAGGATTTGCCCTCATCGCACTCGGGGTCCGGTAG